A genomic window from Candidatus Poribacteria bacterium includes:
- a CDS encoding type II secretion system protein GspG codes for MLRKNINENGGMTWLQLLILIVIVVVIGVLTFPPWLEYRKVGTADVDVETIAVAIKKYHRHTGEYPTRLNALIADPGVEGWRGSYLESIPETPWGGNYVLHQDTYKVGIAESHPRVPEKYRIGGVAEISRVYHADAHLGEKYWW; via the coding sequence ATGCTACGGAAAAACATCAACGAAAACGGTGGGATGACTTGGCTTCAGCTGCTTATCCTTATTGTCATAGTAGTCGTGATTGGTGTACTCACTTTTCCACCTTGGTTGGAATATCGTAAAGTGGGTACGGCGGATGTAGATGTGGAAACGATTGCCGTTGCTATCAAGAAATACCACAGGCACACGGGCGAGTATCCAACACGTTTAAACGCGCTGATAGCGGATCCGGGCGTTGAGGGATGGCGTGGCAGTTATCTGGAGTCTATCCCTGAGACACCCTGGGGCGGGAACTATGTCCTTCACCAGGACACCTATAAAGTAGGGATTGCGGAAAGTCACCCGCGCGTTCCCGAAAAATATCGAATCGGTGGTGTTGCAGAAATTAGCAGAGTCTACCATGCCGACGCGCACCTCGGTGAGAAGTATTGGTGGTAA